In a single window of the Pseudochaenichthys georgianus chromosome 16, fPseGeo1.2, whole genome shotgun sequence genome:
- the LOC117461486 gene encoding membrane-spanning 4-domains subfamily A member 5-like, whose protein sequence is MSLSISKTEGSTVITLTSDPQSVCPPLYQILKNLCCSPICCSVSQHLRRLQNTSQTVLGTLQIMVGLLNIGIGAIFAFTPIWNMTGFSFWLGALFMLFGIVSILSEKYPSPCLVIVNVILNLAGVGFAIAAITLYSLRMTNMWLYWLCENHNNQYYYHHSPTVSYGENRMEQECLETKNMMMMLLWSMHGLMIVLSALELCLTISSSVLGIKALKRRGKDEKMNEEPEYYKPLLDEVPGNPEV, encoded by the exons ATGTCTCTCTCAATATCCAAGACCGAGGGCAGCACTGTAATCActttgacctctgacccccaaaGTGTTTGTCCTCCTCTGTACCAAATCCTCAAAAACCTGTGCTGCAGCCCAATTTGCTGCTCTGTGTCCCAGCACCTGAGGAGGCTCCAGAACACCTCTCAGACAGTACTGGGG ACTCTGCAGATTATGGTTGGGCTGCTCAACATCGGCATTGGTGCGATCTTTGCTTTTACTCCCATTTGGAATATGACCGGGTTTTCCTTTTGGTTGGGAGCATTG TTCATGTTGTTTGGCATCGTTTCCATTTTGTCTGAGAAGTACCCCAGTCCATGTCTG GTCATCGTCAATGTGATTCTGAATCTTGCAGGAGTTGGTTTTGCCATTGCAGCCATCACACTCTACAGCCTCAGAATGACAAACATGTGGCTGTATTGGTTGTGTGAGAATCATAACAATCAATATTACTATCATCACTCACCCACTGTATCTTATGGGGAAAATAGAATGGAGCAGGAATGCTTGGAAACCAAGAACATGATGATG ATGCTGCTGTGGAGCATGCACGGTCTGATGATTGTCCTCTCAGCCCTGGAGCTCTGCCTCACCATCAGCTCCTCCGTCCTGGGGATCAAGGCTCTGAAGAGAAGGGGGAAGGACGAAAAGATG aATGAGGAACCTGAATACTACAAGCCCCTGCTGGACGAAGTCCCTGGTAACCCCGAGGTCTAG
- the LOC117460675 gene encoding 1-phosphatidylinositol phosphodiesterase-like — protein sequence MKSGLLFQFILVSVTVFCHGNDQFFNDDANLILPGSYNIPWMSGVEDFRTLSLLTFPGAHDSMALYGGPEAEHQAWSLKDQLRAGIRFLDLKVFGLGTTLYVMHGVMYQHSTLRDVIDTVQAFLSEFKTEAVLIRVQPESFEKKTVNEMVQSLIGNDQNVWVNTAMPNMGQVRGKIVFLQKSTFTLGIPLIDTDGKHYNEVSDVKNKDKMISKQLNQATEACGGDNAILTDSTGTGFGTFWGMFLTPKRVAEKVNPWLNQYLRQFYPNQPRPCFGIIAMDFPGIDLIQTVINLNYW from the exons ATGAAGTCTGGCCTGCTTTTCCAGTTCATATTGGTATCTGTCAC TGTTTTCTGCCATGGAAATGACCAATTCTTCAATGACGATGCAAACCTCATTCTCCCGGGGTCCTACAATATTCCATGGATGTCGGGTGTTGAGGATTTCCGcaccctctctctcctcacctTCCCCGGTGCCCACGACAGCATGGCCCTCTACGGCGGTCCAGAGGCTGAACACCAGGCTTGGTCCCTGAAGGATCAACTTAGAGCTGGCATTCGTTTCCTAGATCTCAAAGTATTTGGACTGGGTACCACCCTCTATGTCATGCATGGGGTGATGTACCAGCACAGCACTCTCAGGGATGTCATTGACACTGTCCAAGCCTTCCTGTCAGAGTTTAAGACTGAGGCTGTGCTCATTAGAGTCCAACCAGAGTCTTTTGAGAAGAAAACTGTCAATGAAATGGTGCAGAGTCTAATTGGTAATGACCAGAATGTGTGGGTGAACACTGCAATGCCAAATATGGGTCAGGTCAGGGGGAAAATTGTCtttttgcaaaagagcaccttcACACTGGGAATTCCACTCATAGATACAGACGGAAAGCATTACAATGAGGTTAGTGATGttaaaaataaagacaaaatGATAAGTAAGCAGCTGAACCAAGCCACTGAAGCTTGTGGGGGTGATAATGCTATTTTGACTGACAGTACTGGCACAGGCTTTGGTACTTTCTGGGGAATGTTTCTGACTCCAAAGCGAGTCGCTGAAAAGGTAAACCCATGGCTCAATCAATACCTGAGACAGTTTTACCCAAATCAGCCCAGACCATGCTTTGGTATCATTGCCATGGACTTCCCCGGCATTGACCTCATTCAAACTGTTATCAATTTAAACTATTGGTGA
- the LOC117460980 gene encoding membrane-spanning 4-domains subfamily A member 5-like, with the protein MSLSISKTEGSTVITLTSDPQSVCPPLYQILKNLCCSPICCSVSQHLRRLQNTSQTVLGTLQIMVGLLNIGIGAIFAFTPIWNMTGFSFWLGALFMLFGIVSILSEKYPSPCLVIVNVILNLAGVGFAIAAITLYSLRMINMWLYWLCENHNNQYYYHHSPTVSYGENRMEQECLETKNMMMMLLWSMHGLMIVLSALELCLTISSSVLGIKALKRRGKDEKMNEEPEYYKPLLDEVPGNPEV; encoded by the exons ATGTCTCTCTCAATATCCAAGACCGAGGGCAGCACTGTAATCActttgacctctgacccccaaaGTGTTTGTCCTCCTCTGTACCAAATCCTCAAAAACCTGTGCTGCAGCCCAATTTGCTGCTCTGTGTCCCAGCACCTGAGGAGGCTCCAGAACACCTCTCAGACAGTACTGGGG ACTCTGCAGATTATGGTTGGGCTGCTCAACATCGGCATTGGTGCGATCTTTGCTTTTACTCCCATTTGGAATATGACCGGGTTTTCCTTTTGGTTGGGAGCATTG TTCATGTTGTTTGGCATCGTTTCCATTTTGTCTGAGAAGTACCCCAGTCCATGTCTG GTCATCGTCAATGTGATTCTGAATCTTGCAGGAGTTGGTTTTGCCATTGCAGCCATCACACTCTACAGCCTCAGAATGATAAACATGTGGCTGTATTGGTTGTGTGAGAATCATAACAATCAATATTACTATCATCACTCACCCACTGTATCTTATGGGGAAAATAGAATGGAGCAGGAATGCTTGGAAACCAAGAACATGATGATG ATGCTGCTGTGGAGCATGCACGGTCTGATGATTGTCCTCTCAGCCCTGGAGCTCTGCCTCACCATCAGCTCCTCCGTCCTGGGGATCAAGGCTCTGAAGAGAAGGGGGAAGGACGAAAAGATG aATGAGGAACCTGAATACTACAAGCCCCTGCTGGACGAAGTCCCTGGTAACCCCGAGGTCTAG